A stretch of DNA from uncultured Fretibacterium sp.:
CTACGGGAGGAGGACGACGACCTGCTCGAGGACGTGATCGTCGAGTACGACCAGGCCTACGACATGGTGCGGGTCTACAGCGACGTCCTGGGGGGCATGATGGACGCCTTCGCCTCCATCATCTCCAACAACCTGAACATCGTGATGAAGTTCCTGGCCTCCGTCACCATCATCATCTCGATCCCGACCGTCGTCTCCAGCTTCTGGGGCATGAACGTCGGCGTCCCGTTCCAGGAACATCCGAGCGGCTTTCTGTGGGTGATGCTCGTCGCCCTCGGCCTCAGCGGCGCGGCGGCCTATTGGCTCTGGAAGAAGAGGATGTTTTAAGCAGACGGCCGCCTCTTCAAGGGCGTTAGCCCTTGAATGGCGTGCCGGTCGCTTATGCCAAAGGGCAGCACAATTGCTGCCCTTTGGCGAAGCAGACAATCAGCGAAGCGCAGCAAGCTGTGCCCAAAAAGCGGGGCATGCTATGTTGGTCGCTTATAAGCGAGAAAGCAAATCTATGATTTGCGTTTTCGAGCTTATAAGCAGACAACCAGCTCTTTGGGGCCGATAGGCCCCAAATGCTATGCTGGCGCTTACATCGAATCGAAGCCCAGTGGCTTCGATTCGACGCAATGAGGTGATACAGCCTGTTCCGCGGTCTCCGTGCTGGCGCTTACGTCGAAGCGAAGCCTTGAGGCTTCAATTCGACGCAGTGAGGTGATACAGTTTTTTCCAGGGCTGGTCGCCTGCTTGTCAGGCCCAAAAATTGAACGGTAAACGAAGGAGGGGCGCGCCGTGCCCCAGGTGCTGTCGAACAGACGAATTTCCCGGGACTTTTATCTGATGCGGGTGGCCCAGCCGAACGACGCCCGAATGGGGCAGTTCTGCATGCTGCGCGCCTGGGGCCGCTATCCCCTTCTCTCGCGTCCCGTCAGCGTCTTCGACGCCGACGCCGAAACGCTGAGCTTCCTGTACCGGGTGGTCGGCGAGGGCACGGACCTGCTCTCGCGGTGCCGGGAGGGGGACGCGGTCGAGACCGGCCGGGTCCTGGGCAACACCTTTCCCCTCGTCTCGGGAAGGGTCGCCCTGGTGGGCGGCGGGGCCGGCATCGCCCCCCTGTACCTCGCCGCGAGGACCCTTGGGGCATACGGTCCGGCGACGGCCGTCGACCTCTTCCTCGGCTTCAGCGACGAGGTCCTGCTGGCCGAGGAGTACCGCGCCGTCGGCGACAGGACCACGGTGAAGGTCGGGGGCTTCATCACGGACGAGATCGAGCCCGGAGACTACGACTGCGTCCTGACCTGCGGCCCGGAGGTCATGATGAGGGCACTTTACGGCAAATGCCGCGCCTCCGGGACAAAGCTCTACGTCAGCCTGGAGAAGCGGATGGCCTGCGGCCTCGGCGCGTGCCTCGCCTGCAGCTGCGGGACGACGAGGGGACGCAGGAAGGTCTGCACGGACGGCCCCGTCTTCCCCGCAGAGGAGGTGTTCTGACGATGGCGAATGCGGCGCGCCCGGCGGTGAGCTTCGCCGGGGTCGCGATGAAGAACCCCGTGGTGCTCGCCTCGGGCACCTGCGGATTCGGGCGCGAGCTCGGCGGATACTTCGACATCTCGAGGCTCGGCGGCATCGCCTCCAAGGGGCTCACGCTGAACCCGCGCGGCGGCAACGAGGGCATCCGCGTCTGGGAGACGCCCAGCGGGCTCATGAACAGCATCGGGCTGGAGAACCCCGGCGTGCGCGGCTTCCTCGAGGACGAGCTCGACTGGATCAACGGGCACGACGTGGCGAACATCGTCAACCTGGGAGGGCACAGCATCGAGGACTACA
This window harbors:
- a CDS encoding dihydroorotate dehydrogenase electron transfer subunit encodes the protein MPQVLSNRRISRDFYLMRVAQPNDARMGQFCMLRAWGRYPLLSRPVSVFDADAETLSFLYRVVGEGTDLLSRCREGDAVETGRVLGNTFPLVSGRVALVGGGAGIAPLYLAARTLGAYGPATAVDLFLGFSDEVLLAEEYRAVGDRTTVKVGGFITDEIEPGDYDCVLTCGPEVMMRALYGKCRASGTKLYVSLEKRMACGLGACLACSCGTTRGRRKVCTDGPVFPAEEVF